In Setaria italica strain Yugu1 chromosome IX, Setaria_italica_v2.0, whole genome shotgun sequence, the genomic stretch AGAGCTAAGTTCCAAAAGTTAAGGCAAGTTGATCTCGGGATCAAGATGAAGCAAGCAGAGTTTTGGAACATTATCAAGGACCATTATCATCACGAGGTTATCATCGAGCCAGGCACACATGCAAGTGAAAGAAGACTCCAGAAAATCAGAGAAGACTTGGGAGCGAAGGGAGGCGTGAGAGACCAAAAGGAAGGGCCTGGACCCACGCTAGCTGATCAGCCTACCCCTTTCCTGCGCCCCCTCAACTTCCCATTTCAACTACGACTTCCTCAGACTATAAATCCTCCATTCTCCATCATCATGGGCATCCATCAAATGTATTTATTGGCAAGTAGCAGAGAAGCAGAGGAGCTTGAAGGACACCATTCCGAAGAGCcgagggccgtgcagttgtctAGAGGATTAGCTTAGGCTAAGTCCTAGCCAACATGGTAACCCTATGTGGAAGAACTACATCAAAGTTTTGGAGCTAGGATCCCAGTGATGATCTgatgatgtacaatcattcatggtgaaggaATGGATGTGTTTCCGGTTCTCTAGCGATCGAAGTGCCTCCTTTTATGATTTCAAGCTTTGTCGGGTTTGCCTATTTCAACCTATATAGATGATAGATTTCCTAGGGTGTTTCTATGGTTGTGGTGACTAgaattgcatgcctgatctatcgattagtatgacatgttctttaTGTTCATACCCTTAGATTGCCTGTGTTGATAGGGGGATCGTGACAGGGTTTGCTTCCATGTAAAGTGGGGGTTTTCGGGAGTCTGGCTAGATGTGTATACTTAAAGAGGCTTTGAATGAGAATCATATCTATCTTGCTTTGCTATtttgctcagaattacaacatatgcatagtctaggttgctctagattggttatctCTTGCTCATATCTGCTATGTGTTTGTACATTCGTTGTTCATGCTAGATTAGATCTGAACCCTTTATAAACTCGAATCATGTTTGctaatgctagttgaaatagtttTTACattataagttccacggattgataaatcttgagGGAATACTCTGaaggaagagctacaactgatctgtgcgcttgcggttcatgaACTGGCATGCTAACTGCCCACAATTACTATTCCTAAGTTGGAATGTATGAGTGCCTCAAATGACACAGATGGCCACCACAATGTAATAATTATTGACTATCCTTAAGTTTGAGGCATGATGTGGAATCAGATGACCATGAATCATATACGCTCGATATAGAGTGCAGGAAAGTGACTCATATGACATAAATGACCATGCGTGATATAGGAATAACTTGGTGGCACAATTGTTGTACATGTTTGAGTCAACGCATGGGAAGTATGAGAGTGAATCAAATGTCACAAATGTTGATCATGCATGGTATATGTGTGATTGCGATAGCACAATGGTTAACCATGACTAAATTTAAGATGTGATGTGGAATTTGTGACCATGCATGTATAGGTGTGATCCCAATGGCAAAATGACCATGCCTAATATAAAATATATGACTAGATAAAATGACACAAGGATCATGCACTAAGTCAATGGTGTGTTACTGAAAATATCAAATGGTAATTTCGGTGATATAGCTTTTTATGGCTTGTTATGGTCTTTAAGTTTTGGTTGTTGATGTTGTTTTGTTGGCTTTTTTTCTTCCGTTGCTTGCTCGCGTGATTTCGGTGATATAGCTTTTTTATGGCTTCTTGTGATCTTCACGTTTTGGTTGTTCTTGTTGTTTTGCTACGTTTTCTTCACGTTTTGGTTGTTGATGTTGTTTTGTTGGCTTTTTTTCTTCCATTGCTTGCTCGCGTGATTTCGGTGATATAGCTTTTTTATGGCTTCTTGTGATCTTCACGTTTTGGTTGTTCTTGTTGTTTTGCTACGTTTTCTTCACgttttggttgttgttgttgttttgctAAGTATTTTTTTCATTACTTTCATGCGTGATTTTGGTGATATAGCTTTTTATGGCTTCTTGTGGTCTTCACGCTTTTATTTTTGCGGGTTATTTTACTAAGTGTTTTCCTTTCTCATTGCTTGTTCGCGTGATTTCAGTGATATAGCTTTTTGATGGCTTGTTGTGGTCTTCACATTTTTGTTGTTGCACGGTTATTTTGCTGAGTTTTTCCTTTTGCTGCTAGCATTCATGATTTCGGTGATATAGCTTTTTTGTGGGTTCTTGTGGCCTTCATATTTTTATTGTTGCAGTGGTTttgagttttttcttttgttccttGCCTACTATAGTTTGTAACCTCCTTCTTAAGTTGGTGTGTTTTTATTTCTTGCCTTCTTCCTTCTAATAAAACTTCGTAGCAAATCATTTGCCAccctttagaaaaaaaaatattcggTGATACAGCTAGTAACCATTCATGAGATAAAACTTCGTAGCAAATCACTTGCCGCCCTTTAGGAAAAAATATTCGGTGATACAGCTGGTGACCATTCATGAGAAATAAAAGTACCAAATAGAAGATATATGATACAAGAGTATATTTATGGGAAGATATGATAACGGAACAAGATATTTATTAGGACTCAGCAaaacagcggcggcggggttggtGAGCGAGGGCAAAAATTTAGAATTAGTGTAAGAGAGGCTAAAAATCAATCAGTTTCTTCTACGAGAGAAAGGTTAAAGGGAATGATTTATATTTTCCCATTCTACCCATATGACCTACCTCCTATTTACCTTTTAAAAATATATGTTTACAAGTTTACATATGGACATATATAGTCATTCAAATTGCaagtatatatatgtgtgtgtgtcaTCTTAGATAGTATATATTCTTACCATCTGTAGAGGTCTATATCATTTTTAGTCTAAACACAGCAATAGTAGCATCACAAAGAATTTAAATAAATAAGTAAAAAGATATGAAATTCCACGTAAATTTTCCGGTGAAATCCTTAGTTCCAAATTCCAATCAATACCTCAAAGATGCCAACAAGTTTTCATTACATAGAGAAAGAGCACAAATGTCATCTCCCAAAAAGCGCCCAAACGTCAGCAAAAAGAAATTCAACACCAAAAAACATTCCTACTCTTCAGAAGGGCAAAGTGGGAAGAACAAGTCAAAACACAACCCCACAGATTCCTCGTCCCCCTCGTTTCCCTCCTCCCTTATATCTCTCCCCTGCTTTCGCTCTCCTCACACCACTTCGCCGTAAAACCCAAACCCGTTCCACCCGGAAGGATTCCgctcggcggcgagcgggacGGATCGATCCCCCAAACCATCCGCGCCGCCGGAGAAAGGCGGCGCCTTTCCTGCCTTGTGACAAGTTCTTCGGCGAATGATGACGGCGTGGGAGCGCGCCAGGCGCGCTCTCGCCACCAGGCTCTGCATGCGCTTCCCAGCGAGGCACGTGGCCGTCGAGGACGTGCCGCGTGGGCTGGAAGACGTGGTTGAGCCGTTCcctgcggcggaggaggaggcggaagaggagcagcagcaggatgagagggagaAGTCGGTGGGCGTTGTGTCCCCTGCGCCGGCGTCCGCGCGGCGGGCGTCCAGGTCCGGGAGCCGGAGTTCCGCGGTGAGATCTCTTTCCCCCCTTGTTTCCGCCTTGCGTTTCCGTCAGGTGCCCATGGTGCATCAGATGCGCCACTCCTTCCATGATTTTGCGCAGGATCGCCTTGTTCTTGTCGTTCTTGTCGTCGATACGGGTTGCCTGCCGCGGGGATCGCTGTTGTGTTGAAACTTGAGAGAAATTCCCCGAGACGTGATTATGTTTCCAAGATTACACAATAGAAATATCCGGGTTTTTCTTTCCAGTTTCCATTTCAGCCGTCTGAGGTTTACACTTCCCATATCTAAGAATTTTTTGCTGCATGcttcttcgttttcttttctttttctccggCCTGGATGCATGCTTGTTCTTCTCTGCTCTTATTTCACTATAAGATCaaacttcttcttcatctgaaaTAGGATCACCTTTCAGGTCATGCCAGTGGTTTGGATTTATGTAAACAGAAAAACTCAGGAAAGATAAACGGTAGTTTGGAATGGTTTATTTTGTTACCTCATCATCACTGACTTTGCAGTTCTTATTGCTTGGGGAAACCGGTTGCTTGTCTTCCATTAATTCAAGCTTTCCCAGCTTTCGAACTCGTATTTTAGACTTTTTCTTATTCATTTTTCCCAGCTTTCATCGCTCCTTGAATTGATCTTGCATTCGTATATCTTATTCATTTTCCCCCGAAAGACTATCTTGTTCATGTTTGATTCCAGATTATTatccatggatttttttttacacATTATACTTAGCGTGTTGTGAACTAGTAAGACAAGCCAAGTAAGCAACCGGCCATTTAGGCAGTAGTTCTGGTGTTATTCTATTTCCAGGAGCCATCTGTGATCTGAAAATGAAAATTCGGCTGCTTGTTCTCTTGCATTCATATGTACCCAATTTCCTGAAAAGACTAATGAGTACCGGTCACAACTGTTGGGTATATTGTTATGAAGAAGCCTACTGTTTATATATTGTGTCCAGCCCAAGTTTTACTTTGACCAGTTGGGTGTTGCCATGTAGGAGATAAGCCTATATGACTTTTGAATCCTATGCCGTTGACATCATTCTGCTGAGCAAAGCACCCAAACCGTGTTGCAATATGGGTAGTATGCTATTAGGTATATTATGTTTTGCTATTCTCTGGTGGATGTTTGGAAATAAAGTTAGAGGCAGTAATATTTTGCAGAGAAGAgatgcatatttttttaaaaaataaagattTCATTCAGCAATCAAATCCATATGAAACTCCACCTTTGCAAACATCAACTTACTTTATGATTTGAGAGATCATATCTTTCATATGTTCTGACAAATATGCTTCTTGAAAGCTTAGAAGAACTGTTTCAAATATCTTCTGAAACATGCATGGTTGCAACTCTCAAGCTTGGCCCTCTGAGAAATCCATAGTATATGTATATGATGCATCACACCTTTCTCCCATGTGATAGGTATCTTTCAGAAAAGGAAAGAGCTGAATAATGGAAGGATGCACTGGTAGATAGCTCTGGCTGATGTGTCTCAGTGTCTGCACTTCACTGTTTTTTTTGGGGGTTGAGGACACATCTAATTTGAATTTGTGTTGCGTTTTGGATAAATCCCAGCCTATTAATATACCTGGCTCATGCTTGGTGCTCTTTTATTTTTGATAGAAAACTGTGcataatttctttttctttttctttttgctggGTACGGTGCGGGAGTTCCCTGCAGAAAATTTTATGTAAagcaaaagaaatagaagattAGATTGCTTGAATATAGGATaaaaacagaagaaaagaaTGCTTTATGGATGGTTTAGTTAACTTGATTGATTGCTGGGAACCGTGCGGGAGTTCTCCTCTTTTACTGATGTTGTTCATTTACAGAAATAGCATCTGACAGTGTTGTTACTTATTACTAGTCTTGTTGCTGCTATTTGTAAGGTCACCGTCCCTCATTCCAGAGCTTTGTCAATAAGTTTTGATTCTTATTTGCCAACTTGAAGTCGATACATGCTGATAAGAAGTTGATAGGTATTACATGCTAGTCTGCATTGATATTTCTTTTATGTCATTAAACTTCATTATGCAACTCGTTGATTCTGACGTCATTGCTGGCGTGAAGAGTCAGAGTTTGCTTCTCATATTGTTCTTTGCAATCACAAATCATCTATATTTTTGCCATTGTTTGATGGAGGCGTTGTGCATCTGTATTCATGCTTGCATAAATCTCTTACAGAGTCGTTCAGATGATTTCCTGTGTGTTATATGCTTAAGAAAGTATTGTGATTCCTGTTCTCAGGATATCTTGCGCTTCACTGTGAAATTTATTTGCTTATCAAGTGTTGAATTGTTGCCCACCACGCATCTTGATCTCTGTAATGTAGTCTGTGCAAGCTAGAAGTAGCCATTTTCTAACTTTGTCAGTTTTCTTTATTTCAGAAGATATGTGCCATTTGCCTCGGTGCCATGAAGTCCGGTCAAGGCCAAGCTTTGTTCACTGCTGAATGCTCCCACAAGTTCCATTTCCACTGCATCTCTTCAAATGTGCAGCACGGCAACAAAGTCTGCCCTATCTGCCGTGCTTTATGGAAGGAGCTGCCTTTCCAGGGACCTCTGATTTCAGATGCTGCTCATGGGACAGCCAGAGTAAACCCATCCAGGTGGGCCCAGGCGGGCATGTTATCTGCCAATCCGCTGGACGAGCTCCCAGTCTTCCGCACTCCGGAGTCTGCAGTTTTTGATGACGATGAGCAGATAAATCCTCCGTCCGAAAGCCATGATGGGGATGAGACTCCTGCTTCACTTGAGATCACGACACACACTGAATTCCCAGCCGTTCAAGAGACCGTGGCACAGGAGAACTTTGCCATCTTGATCCACCTGAAGGCTCCGCCTGCGTCGGCGTCGATTGGCACCCGCGCGCCGCTGGACCTGGTGACCGTGCTTGACGTGAGCGGGAGCATGGCGGGCACCAAGCTTGGGCTCCTGAAGCGCGCCATGAGGTTCTTGATCCAGAACCTTCGCCCTATCGACCGGCTCTCCGTCATCGCCTTCTCCACGTCGGCTTGGAGGCTGTTCCCGCTCCGGAAGATGACTGAGTTCGAACAGGACCAGTCGCTGCAGGCTATCAGCTCCCTTGTCGCCAATGGTGGCACCAACATTGCTGAAGGGCTGTGGAAAGCTGCCAGGGTGATGGAGGACAGGCAGGCGAGTAACCCCGTGTCCAGCATCATCATCCTCTCGGACGGCGTGGACACCCACACCCTCCCGCATGCACCGCGGAACGGCCCGCCGCtggactacgggcggctcgtcCCACGCTCGATCCTCCCCGGGAGCGGCCACCACGTGCCGATCCACGCCTTCGGCTTCGGCTTGGACCATGACTCGAGGGCGATGCATGCCCTCTCCGAGATGTCCAGGGGCACGTTCTCGTTCATCGACGACGCCGTGGGCTCCTCGATCCAGGACGCGTTCGCGCAGTGCATGGGAGGCCTCCTCAGCGTGGTGGTGCAGGAGGCGCAGCTGAGCATCGAGTGCGCCGGCGAAGGCGTGCTGGTGACGTCCATCAAGTCCGGCGGCTACGCCAGTGGAGTGGATGGCAACGGGCGCGGCGGGTTCGTCGACATCGACCACCTCTACGCCGACGAGGAAAAGGACTTCCTGGTCACCGTGCGCGTCCCGGCCGCGCACGGGGACACCGAGCTGATCCGGGCAAGCTGCGAATACCGCGACGCGGTCTCCGGGGAGACCGTCCAGGTGGTGGGCGACCTGGTGACCGTCCCTCGCCCGCCGGGCCCCGTGACCGCGGCGATGTCGCTGCAGGTGGAGCGCGAGTGGCACCGCGTCCACGCCACGGAGGACATGGCCGCGGCGCGGGCCGCCGCGGAGGAGCACGACTACGAGCGCGCCGCGTCAATCCTGGAGTCCCGCCGCCTGGCGTTGGAGTCGCACGCGCCGCTGTCCTCGGACAGGCAGACGCAGGCGCTGGTGGCGGAGCTGCGGGAGATGCAGGAGCGCGCGCTCAACTCCCAGAGGTACAACGAGTCCGGCCGCGCCTACATGCTGTCCGGCCTGAGTTCCCACTCGTTCCAGCGCGCCACGGCGCGCGGCGACTCGACGGAGCTCACGGGCCTCGTCCACACCTACCAGACGCCGTCCATGGTCGACATGCTGCACCGCTCCCAGGCGCTCCTGCCGGAGGTCGTCGTGGCGCTGAACCGGTCCCCGACGATCGCGCTGTCGCGCAACCCGCCGCCCCCCGTCGTGCAACGCAGTGTCCGGCCGTCGTTCAGGGCGACCAAGTCCTTCACCGGGCGGTCATCGTGATTCAGGTTTGCTGCTCCATTGGCATTGCATGCAGGCGGTGGCCTGATGGCGTCTTGACTCTTGAGGTAGCAGTAGCTAGctaggaggga encodes the following:
- the LOC101754861 gene encoding uncharacterized protein LOC101754861, whose translation is MMTAWERARRALATRLCMRFPARHVAVEDVPRGLEDVVEPFPAAEEEAEEEQQQDEREKSVGVVSPAPASARRASRSGSRSSAKICAICLGAMKSGQGQALFTAECSHKFHFHCISSNVQHGNKVCPICRALWKELPFQGPLISDAAHGTARVNPSRWAQAGMLSANPLDELPVFRTPESAVFDDDEQINPPSESHDGDETPASLEITTHTEFPAVQETVAQENFAILIHLKAPPASASIGTRAPLDLVTVLDVSGSMAGTKLGLLKRAMRFLIQNLRPIDRLSVIAFSTSAWRLFPLRKMTEFEQDQSLQAISSLVANGGTNIAEGLWKAARVMEDRQASNPVSSIIILSDGVDTHTLPHAPRNGPPLDYGRLVPRSILPGSGHHVPIHAFGFGLDHDSRAMHALSEMSRGTFSFIDDAVGSSIQDAFAQCMGGLLSVVVQEAQLSIECAGEGVLVTSIKSGGYASGVDGNGRGGFVDIDHLYADEEKDFLVTVRVPAAHGDTELIRASCEYRDAVSGETVQVVGDLVTVPRPPGPVTAAMSLQVEREWHRVHATEDMAAARAAAEEHDYERAASILESRRLALESHAPLSSDRQTQALVAELREMQERALNSQRYNESGRAYMLSGLSSHSFQRATARGDSTELTGLVHTYQTPSMVDMLHRSQALLPEVVVALNRSPTIALSRNPPPPVVQRSVRPSFRATKSFTGRSS